A stretch of Acidovorax sp. RAC01 DNA encodes these proteins:
- a CDS encoding enoyl-CoA hydratase/isomerase family protein gives MNTQASKEPLMSTPVVITDVRKGTMWIRLNRPDAMNSLTPAVLRGIDHALNEAQSRGDVISVVLTGTGRAFCAGADLKYVKTQAGESGTSGFLDSVLSTMNRIDRFPKPVIAALNGITLAGGLELVLCCDLVLAARSAKIGDAHANYGLIPGGGGSVRLPRVIGPTRAKYLLFTGDFVDAADLVEAGLVNQVVDDDQLESVAQAVADKIATKSPLGLRRMKTLVDDGLQQPLDTALRLELLASEVHSHSADLHEGLAAFNEKRTPRFTGH, from the coding sequence ATGAACACGCAAGCCAGCAAGGAACCCCTGATGTCGACACCGGTTGTGATTACAGACGTACGAAAAGGCACCATGTGGATTCGCCTGAACCGACCTGATGCAATGAACTCGCTGACCCCGGCGGTGCTTCGGGGAATAGACCACGCACTCAACGAAGCACAGAGCCGCGGAGACGTGATATCCGTCGTATTGACGGGCACTGGACGGGCCTTCTGCGCGGGCGCCGACCTCAAGTACGTCAAGACGCAAGCGGGCGAAAGTGGCACCAGTGGCTTTCTGGACAGCGTACTGTCCACCATGAACCGGATTGACCGCTTTCCAAAACCCGTGATCGCCGCCCTGAACGGCATAACTCTGGCGGGCGGGCTCGAACTGGTGCTGTGCTGTGATCTAGTGCTGGCGGCAAGGAGCGCCAAAATTGGCGACGCACATGCCAACTACGGCCTGATCCCCGGAGGGGGGGGGTCGGTGCGCCTGCCGCGGGTCATTGGCCCCACACGCGCCAAGTACCTTCTCTTCACGGGTGACTTCGTGGACGCGGCAGATCTTGTGGAAGCGGGCCTCGTCAACCAAGTGGTGGACGACGACCAGCTCGAAAGCGTTGCACAAGCCGTGGCCGACAAAATTGCCACGAAGAGCCCCCTTGGCCTGCGCCGCATGAAAACGCTGGTCGACGATGGTTTGCAACAGCCTCTAGACACCGCCCTGCGATTGGAGCTTCTGGCCTCTGAAGTGCATTCCCACAGCGCCGATCTCCACGAAGGCCTGGCCGCATTCAACGAAAAACGCACCCCGCGCTTCACGGGCCACTAG
- a CDS encoding phenylacetate--CoA ligase family protein produces MHTLPTTDRFRLLRASQQFAYDRAPAIRAVYQLAMMTPQDLQGPADLARLAVTSKDSLLDKQRQSPPFGGFLAADDTSIRRIYVSPGPVYEPHSFDEDTGKGFSHVFRQAGIGPGDRVLNTWSYHLVPAGLLLDAGIAATGATLIPCGPGGAEQQAQLIMELGITCICSSTSFFVTLVETLERMGYDLPSQWKVRSAMLGGELGDWMGKRRALEQKYAIRTFSAYATGDFGLIAYEELGQLGYTVQPDRLVQICDPHTGAPLPPGEPGQIVVTTLDSGWPLVRFGTGDVAQALAHSPDGLVERISLLQGRVGQGVKVREIFIYPRNVEELIIRIPAIERAQIFVEKKQHRETATLRAVLTPGASHYATQSDLIEVFRQLTRLRLDSVEWVIQEDMPIDAPLLVDNKQ; encoded by the coding sequence ATGCATACGTTACCCACCACCGATCGATTCAGACTACTGCGTGCTTCGCAGCAATTCGCCTACGACCGCGCCCCGGCCATCCGCGCGGTCTATCAGCTTGCAATGATGACGCCGCAGGATCTCCAAGGCCCTGCCGACCTTGCACGGCTCGCCGTCACAAGTAAGGATTCACTGCTTGATAAGCAGCGCCAGTCACCGCCATTCGGTGGGTTTCTCGCTGCCGACGACACATCTATCCGCCGCATTTATGTCTCCCCAGGCCCCGTCTATGAACCCCATTCTTTCGACGAAGACACTGGCAAGGGCTTCTCGCATGTGTTCAGGCAGGCGGGAATCGGCCCCGGTGACCGTGTACTCAACACCTGGTCCTACCATCTTGTTCCAGCCGGCCTATTGCTAGATGCGGGCATTGCTGCCACCGGGGCGACGCTCATTCCCTGCGGGCCCGGCGGCGCCGAGCAACAAGCGCAGCTCATCATGGAACTGGGCATCACCTGCATTTGCTCCTCCACCTCCTTCTTCGTGACCTTGGTCGAAACGCTTGAGCGCATGGGCTACGACCTGCCTTCTCAATGGAAGGTCCGCTCCGCAATGCTGGGCGGCGAACTGGGTGACTGGATGGGCAAGCGCCGCGCATTGGAGCAGAAATACGCAATCCGCACGTTCTCGGCTTATGCCACCGGCGACTTCGGGCTGATTGCTTACGAGGAACTAGGACAACTGGGCTACACGGTCCAGCCTGACCGGCTCGTCCAGATCTGCGACCCGCACACCGGCGCACCCCTTCCGCCGGGCGAACCCGGCCAGATAGTGGTCACCACGCTGGACAGCGGTTGGCCTCTGGTCCGCTTTGGCACAGGCGATGTGGCGCAAGCGCTGGCCCATTCCCCGGATGGTCTCGTCGAACGAATCAGTTTGTTGCAAGGCCGAGTGGGCCAAGGTGTCAAAGTACGCGAAATTTTCATCTATCCACGCAACGTGGAAGAGCTGATCATCCGGATCCCGGCTATAGAACGTGCCCAGATCTTCGTTGAAAAAAAGCAGCATCGGGAAACTGCAACCTTGCGCGCGGTGCTAACGCCAGGGGCTTCTCACTACGCCACGCAAAGCGATTTGATCGAAGTGTTCAGGCAATTGACCCGCCTGAGGCTCGACTCAGTCGAGTGGGTAATCCAAGAAGATATGCCCATTGACGCACCCTTGCTGGTTGACAACAAGCAGTGA